One Populus nigra chromosome 16, ddPopNigr1.1, whole genome shotgun sequence genomic window, aaaattaagggCTAGATACAtatcaaaacatttaattttgcaAGAGAATATATTTATGCAgttatgtttatttaatttatttattaaaaatatttttttattaaatcaaatgatattcAAAACAAGcacatatattaaattgattaaataaaataaaaatgaaaaatactatGCAAGGCTACacgttttaaaactatatattaactgaaaataaaaatttttaactttgaaaaataaagttctttagtacaaaaaatgaaaaaaatttatagattaatcagaataatctttttaaaaattaaatacgcacaacacctttaaaaaataatcttttaaaaaaatttaaataagaaaaaaatcacatgtgagggatattaattaaaaaaatattaaaaataaatattaaaaataaatatcagtaaaaaaaagcaatatttaaaaaataataacctcAATGTTGTTCTTAACTCGTCAAAACTATCAGTCGACCATAAGCTCAACcaagtttaataagtttttccctttaaatttatatccaactcttttaaaaaaaaaaaaaaacaaggagggCCAAGAGCCCAGGCTTGTAATAAAGAGTTCAAAAGTGCTGACGAGCCTAggcttattttaattttttaaaagtccttctcaattttttgaaaaaaaacaacgagCAACATGTCAAACAATGTGTCGTCTACAAACCTGGATTTCCATCACCATTACGGTAGTTGAAAAAATAGggcaaagatattttttttccacaaaaCCCATTTTTCAGCCATTTACACTAAAAAACACATAACCAACACCTTTATAACATCAAAAAACTATTCTATCAACTCTAAATATCCAAAAAATAGCCAAAAACCCGAAATCAAATTGGGTTAGCTATGGCTTTGCTGGCTTAGATTTGGTTTTTCATGCAACATTAAAACTCCAAACAACCACCATGAAGTCCCTCTTATCTTAAGAAACTCGTGTGTCGTGACGTGCAcgatgtcaaatgatgaatctaCTACTTGAAATTGAAGAGGTATaggatttaatcataaagttattATTTGAAGGAGTCGTcacttagtattatggtcactagaaaataTATGGTATGTGAGAGCCTGATTAAGGGGACTAGTTGTGCAAAAAAAAGACATGTCACCCACAGTACATCATACCTAAGATAAGCtgtattgtttgtttattgtttttgtaggtTATGTTTCTATCAGTTGGTCTCATGTAAGATTTAAAGCAATTCTCCTTTCGCGaggaagtctctaccttattggtTAAATCCTAGTCATTCTAAAACTCAAATTTAAcattacatttattttctattttgtatctttaacacttgaaggtatacttcaaaaatatagttttataccctaaatattaaagtctacaactAAATCCTAACACTCTGGATAcgaattaaacaaattaattgttgtgagatttttggtattttagtctaatcctaatagataatcataaactagttacaatatacattttgtatttttaaaacataataaaatgttattttatcttttagaaaatatgcataaaaaaaaagcctttaGGATTTGGTCATTtgcttgaaaacaaaatttttttttgtttttttggatttttttttatttttttaaattttcaataaaactgAGTGTTTTTAATATGAAGTTTGTAATTGCTTAACGTTTTCCTCCTTACTATATGTGCTGAATTTATATTTATGCTTAAACAACATACATaacaaatacaattaaaaagaaataaagtagTTCAACTAGTTAGACCTTAGGTTTGCTTTTTAGAGGTCATCGGTTCGAATCTCACAAACCTTAgaaccactggaggcttacatagtcgttaacttcaagatccatgagattagtcgagatatgcACAACCTAACCTGAAtactcacgttaataaaaaaaatagacaagaaAAACCCGAGTAATAGATTTAGCttccaaattataaaaaaatcgagATGACTATAATATCCCCCTCCATAATATAAGTTGATGGAGAATAGAATATCTATCATAAAAGTAACTAGGTAgtactttttgtttaaaaatttattaatttttttttaatattaacatatcaaaattatttaaaaacatataattaattttaaaaaaattatttttttaaatatttttaaatcacaacgGTGCAAAGAAAGGAAAGACAGAACGTGTGGGCTATTGATGACCTTGACCAAGACTTGATGCTCTTAATAATTTCCATTGACCAAGACTTGCACTTCACGTGGAAGCTTAggcatctttctttttaaacacTCTATCAGTAAACGTCCAAAGAGATTTAATATTACATATAGAGCAGTTGTGAAGTGAATGGATATTCAAAGTTAAATTACCCGCCAAATTCTCATTGCTCTCAATTATTACTCCCATACCCACTtcgatattattattattacttttttttgtgaTCATGCTGCTGATAAAGCACGACAAGTTGTTTCATCTTCTTTATGTGCTTATTGTGCTTCTGTTGCTCATGAAACTTGCACCTGGGTTCATTTCTGGAGTGAAAGGGGCAACTTTCGGGTGCATAGAGAGGGAGAGACAGGCCCTTCTCAAGTTTAAAGAAGACCTTATTGATGACTTTGGTCTTCTTTCAACCTGGGGAagtgaagaagagaagagggattGCTGCAAATGGAGAGGAGTTCGATGCAACAATCTAACTGGTCATGTTACTCATCTTGATCTGAGTGGCTTTAACCTTAGTCAGACGATTGACTGGCTGCAAGTGCCTAACAAGCTCCCTCGCTTACATGAATTGTTGTTAAGACATTGTAGCCTTTCAATTATCGGTTCTCCATCTCTTTCTCTTGCAAACCCCTCTGAATCTCTTGCTATCGTTGATTTCTCTGATAACCAGCTTACGTCTTCAATATTCTATTGGTTGGCCAACTTCGGTAACAGCCTTGTTGATCTTGACCTCTCACATAACCATTTACAAGGTTCAATTCCAGATGCTTTCAAGAACATGACTTCTCTTAGGACCCTTAATCTATCCTCTAACCAATTACAAGGCGATTTGAGTTCATTTGGGCAGATGTGCAGTTTAAATAAACTGTATATAAGCGAAAACAATCTCACTGGAAAGCTGTCTCAGTTGTTTGGATGCGTGGAGAACTCGCTAGAAATTCTACAACTAGACAGAAATCAGCTTCATGGTTCATTGCCTGACATCACAAGATTCACTTTCATGAGAGAGCTGAATCTCTCTTGGAATCAACTGAATGGATCTTTACCAGAACGATTTAGTCAACGTTCTGAACTTGTTTTGTTGTACTTGAATGACAACCAACTCATTGGATCACTTACGGATGTTGCGATGCTTTCATCATTGAGAGAGTTGGGGATCAGTAACAATCGATTAGATGGGAATGTTTCTGAAAGTATTGGAAGCCTATTTCAGCTCGAGAAATTGCATGTTGGAGGGAATTCCCTAAAAGGTGTGATGTCTGAAGCTCACTTTTCAAATCTCTCCAAATTAACGGTATTGGATTTATCTGATAACTCCCTAGCTTTGAAATTTGAGTCTAATTGGGCTCCCACTTTTCAATTAGATGACATATTTCTTTCGTCTTGTAATTTGGGTCCTCCTTTCCCTCAATGGCTtcgaaatcaaaataatttcgtGAATCTGGATATCTCGAACACTGGAATTTCAGATACAATCCCTGATTGGTTTTGGAACTTGTCCAATTCCAACTTGCAATTGTTAGACCTTTCTCACAACAAGATGAGTGGATTTTTGCCAGATTTCTCATCAAAATATTCCAATCTCCAACACATAGATTTGAGTTTCAATCAGTTTGAGGGCCCATTACCACTTTTTTCATCAGATACCACATCAGCCCTGTTTCTCTCTAACAATAAGTTTTCTGGTCCAGCTTCTTTTCCATGTAATACTGGAAGTGGTATCTTGGGTGGCCTTGACCTCTCAAATAACCTGTTGACGGGATGGATTCCTGATTGTTTAATGAATTTCACAAGTCTAGGTATTCTGAATTTGGCCAGCAACAACTTTTCAGGTAAAATTCCCAGCTCCATTGGATCaatgctcaaacttcaaacTTTGAGTTTGCATAATAATAGCTTTGTTGGAGAATTACCTTTGTCTTTGAGGAATTGTAGTTCTCTAGTATTTTTAGACCTGAGCTCAAATAAGTTGCGAGGA contains:
- the LOC133675687 gene encoding receptor-like protein EIX1 isoform X3, coding for MLLIKHDKLFHLLYVLIVLLLLMKLAPGFISGVKGATFGCIERERQALLKFKEDLIDDFGLLSTWGSEEEKRDCCKWRGVRCNNLTGHVTHLDLSGFNLSQTIDWLQVPNKLPRLHELLLRHCSLSIIGSPSLSLANPSESLAIVDFSDNQLTSSIFYWLANFGNSLVDLDLSHNHLQGSIPDAFKNMTSLRTLNLSSNQLQGDLSSFGQMCSLNKLYISENNLTGKLSQLFGCVENSLEILQLDRNQLHGSLPDITRFTFMRELNLSWNQLNGSLPERFSQRSELVLLYLNDNQLIGSLTDVAMLSSLRELGISNNRLDGNVSESIGSLFQLEKLHVGGNSLKGVMSEAHFSNLSKLTVLDLSDNSLALKFESNWAPTFQLDDIFLSSCNLGPPFPQWLRNQNNFVNLDISNTGISDTIPDWFWNLSNSNLQLLDLSHNKMSGFLPDFSSKYSNLQHIDLSFNQFEGPLPLFSSDTTSALFLSNNKFSGPASFPCNTGSGILGGLDLSNNLLTGWIPDCLMNFTSLGILNLASNNFSGVTLTGAVTCLTLTGACLKSSGALTGLPSSGALTGLPLTGALTCLTLTEACLKSSGALTGNLALCGQPLLRKCPGDETNQSPPANDDNRGKEVVADEFMKWFCTAMGIGFSVLFWGVSGALLLKRSWRHAYFLFLDESWDWLCVKVALRKARIQREFQRLREHVLA
- the LOC133675687 gene encoding receptor-like protein EIX2 isoform X1, whose translation is MLLIKHDKLFHLLYVLIVLLLLMKLAPGFISGVKGATFGCIERERQALLKFKEDLIDDFGLLSTWGSEEEKRDCCKWRGVRCNNLTGHVTHLDLSGFNLSQTIDWLQVPNKLPRLHELLLRHCSLSIIGSPSLSLANPSESLAIVDFSDNQLTSSIFYWLANFGNSLVDLDLSHNHLQGSIPDAFKNMTSLRTLNLSSNQLQGDLSSFGQMCSLNKLYISENNLTGKLSQLFGCVENSLEILQLDRNQLHGSLPDITRFTFMRELNLSWNQLNGSLPERFSQRSELVLLYLNDNQLIGSLTDVAMLSSLRELGISNNRLDGNVSESIGSLFQLEKLHVGGNSLKGVMSEAHFSNLSKLTVLDLSDNSLALKFESNWAPTFQLDDIFLSSCNLGPPFPQWLRNQNNFVNLDISNTGISDTIPDWFWNLSNSNLQLLDLSHNKMSGFLPDFSSKYSNLQHIDLSFNQFEGPLPLFSSDTTSALFLSNNKFSGPASFPCNTGSGILGGLDLSNNLLTGWIPDCLMNFTSLGILNLASNNFSGKIPSSIGSMLKLQTLSLHNNSFVGELPLSLRNCSSLVFLDLSSNKLRGEIPGWIGESMPSLKILSLQSNGFSGSIPPNLCHLSNILILDLSLNNISGIIPKCLNNLTSMVQKREPEYSLANNAVLSRSYGRPTYGSPYMSKIFRSPCRCNTDGSRYMSNTDGSMSKIFRSPDRSTIFGSPDRSTTYGSSYMSNTDGSMSQIFGSLDR
- the LOC133675687 gene encoding receptor-like protein EIX1 isoform X2, whose amino-acid sequence is MLLIKHDKLFHLLYVLIVLLLLMKLAPGFISGVKGATFGCIERERQALLKFKEDLIDDFGLLSTWGSEEEKRDCCKWRGVRCNNLTGHVTHLDLSGFNLSQTIDWLQVPNKLPRLHELLLRHCSLSIIGSPSLSLANPSESLAIVDFSDNQLTSSIFYWLANFGNSLVDLDLSHNHLQGSIPDAFKNMTSLRTLNLSSNQLQGDLSSFGQMCSLNKLYISENNLTGKLSQLFGCVENSLEILQLDRNQLHGSLPDITRFTFMRELNLSWNQLNGSLPERFSQRSELVLLYLNDNQLIGSLTDVAMLSSLRELGISNNRLDGNVSESIGSLFQLEKLHVGGNSLKGVMSEAHFSNLSKLTVLDLSDNSLALKFESNWAPTFQLDDIFLSSCNLGPPFPQWLRNQNNFVNLDISNTGISDTIPDWFWNLSNSNLQLLDLSHNKMSGFLPDFSSKYSNLQHIDLSFNQFEGPLPLFSSDTTSALFLSNNKFSGPASFPCNTGSGILGGLDLSNNLLTGWIPDCLMNFTSLGILNLASNNFSGALAGVTLTGAVTCLTLTGACLKSSGALTGLPSSGALTGLPLTGALTCLTLTEACLKSSGALTGNLALCGQPLLRKCPGDETNQSPPANDDNRGKEVVADEFMKWFCTAMGIGFSVLFWGVSGALLLKRSWRHAYFLFLDESWDWLCVKVALRKARIQREFQRLREHVLA
- the LOC133675687 gene encoding LRR receptor-like serine/threonine-protein kinase RGI1 isoform X4; the encoded protein is MLLIKHDKLFHLLYVLIVLLLLMKLAPGFISGVKGATFGCIERERQALLKFKEDLIDDFGLLSTWGSEEEKRDCCKWRGVRCNNLTGHVTHLDLSGFNLSQTIDWLQVPNKLPRLHELLLRHCSLSIIGSPSLSLANPSESLAIVDFSDNQLTSSIFYWLANFGNSLVDLDLSHNHLQGSIPDAFKNMTSLRTLNLSSNQLQGDLSSFGQMCSLNKLYISENNLTGKLSQLFGCVENSLEILQLDRNQLHGSLPDITRFTFMRELNLSWNQLNGSLPERFSQRSELVLLYLNDNQLIGSLTDVAMLSSLRELGISNNRLDGNVSESIGSLFQLEKLHVGGNSLKASFPCNTGSGILGGLDLSNNLLTGWIPDCLMNFTSLGILNLASNNFSGKIPSSIGSMLKLQTLSLHNNSFVGELPLSLRNCSSLVFLDLSSNKLRGEIPGWIGESMPSLKILSLQSNGFSGSIPPNLCHLSNILILDLSLNNISGIIPKCLNNLTSMVQKREPEYSLANNAVLSRSYGRPTYGSPYMSKIFRSPCRCNTDGSRYMSNTDGSMSKIFRSPDRSTIFGSPDRSTTYGSSYMSNTDGSMSQIFGSLDR